In Vigna angularis cultivar LongXiaoDou No.4 chromosome 8, ASM1680809v1, whole genome shotgun sequence, one DNA window encodes the following:
- the LOC128193475 gene encoding pentatricopeptide repeat-containing protein At1g05600-like isoform X2 codes for MSIRWPRRLTPTYLSQIIRTQKNPIKALHIFNEAKSRYPNYCHNGPVYATMINILGTSGRLTEMRDVIEQMREDSCECKDSVFVSVIKTYANAGQVDEAMSLYKTIPQFNCVNWTESFNTILQIMVNENRLEMAHHLFVESSCGWEVRSRVRALNLLMYALCQKSRSDLALQLFQEMDYQSCYPNRDSYAILMKGLCQDRRLHEATHLLYSMFWRISQKGNGEDIVVYRTLLDALCDAGKLEEAVEILGKILRKGLKAPKRCYNHPDLGRFLDGKHIESAKHVIHEALIKGSIPSLASYNAMSVDLYTEGKIDEADKVIMEMQDRGFRPTHSILEAKVAALCKVSKVNEAIKVIEEDMVKVNCLPTARVYNILLKSLYNVGNSMTVLESLNKMSNKVGSAGDRDTYGMLLEMLCGEKSAAK; via the exons ATGAGCATAAGATGGCCAAGACGGTTGACACCAACCTATCTCTCTCAGATTATAAGAACCCAGAAAAACCCAATAAAGGCTCTTCACATTTTCAATGAAGCCAAATCCAGGTACCCCAATTACTGCCACAATGGTCCTGTTTATGCCACCATGATCAACATCCTTGGAACATCAGGGAGGCTGACTGAGATGAGGGATGTGATTGAGCAGATGAGAGAGGATTCATGTGAATGCAAGGATTCTGTTTTTGTGTCTGTTATTAAGACATATGCCAATGCTGGCCAGGTAGATGAAGCAATGTCTCTGTACAAAACAATTCCTCAGTTTAACTGTGTTAATTGGACAGAATCCTTCAACACCATTTTGCAGATAATGGTGAATGAGAACCGGCTTGAAATGGCCCACCATCTCTTTGTTGAGAGCTCTTGTGGTTGGGAAGTGAGGTCTCGGGTTCGAGCATTGAACTTGCTTATGTATGCTCTTTGCCAGAAGAGTCGCTCTGATTTGGCACTGCAGTTATTCCAAGAGATGGATTATCAAAGTTGCTACCCTAATAGGGACAGCTATGCAATTTTGATGAAGGGATTGTGCCAAGACAGGAGGTTACATGAGGCCACCCATTTGTTGTATTCAATGTTTTGGAGGATCTCACAGAAAGGTAATGGTGAGGATATTGTAGTCTATAGAACTCTTTTGGATGCTTTATGTGATGCTGGAAAACTTGAAGAAGCTGTGGAAATTCTAGGTAAAATTTTGAGGAAAGGACTGAAGGCTCCGAAGCGATGTTATAACCATCCTGATCTTGGCCGGTTCTTGGATGGCAAACATATAGAAAGTGCTAAACATGTGATTCATGAAGCTTTAATCAAAGGCTCAATTCCTAGTTTGGCTAGTTATAATGCCATGTCTGTTGATCTGTACACCGAAGGTAAGATAGATGAGGCTGATAAGGTCATCATGGAAATGCAAGACAGAGGCTTTAGACCAACACATTCTATCTTAGAGGCAAAAGTAGCTGCATTGTGCAAGGTTAGTAAGGTGAACGAAGCAATCAAGGTAATTGAGGAAGACATGGTGAAAGTTAATTGTCTACCAACTGCTAGAGTGTACAACATTCTCTTGAAAAGCCTATACAATGTTGGAAATTCTATGACTGTACTCGAGAGCTTGAACAAGATGTCGAACAAGGTAGGTAGTGCAGGTGACAGAGATACTTACGGCATGTTGCTGGAAATGCTTTGTGGTGAGAAAAG TGCAGCTAAATGA
- the LOC128193475 gene encoding pentatricopeptide repeat-containing protein At1g05600-like isoform X1 — protein sequence MSIRWPRRLTPTYLSQIIRTQKNPIKALHIFNEAKSRYPNYCHNGPVYATMINILGTSGRLTEMRDVIEQMREDSCECKDSVFVSVIKTYANAGQVDEAMSLYKTIPQFNCVNWTESFNTILQIMVNENRLEMAHHLFVESSCGWEVRSRVRALNLLMYALCQKSRSDLALQLFQEMDYQSCYPNRDSYAILMKGLCQDRRLHEATHLLYSMFWRISQKGNGEDIVVYRTLLDALCDAGKLEEAVEILGKILRKGLKAPKRCYNHPDLGRFLDGKHIESAKHVIHEALIKGSIPSLASYNAMSVDLYTEGKIDEADKVIMEMQDRGFRPTHSILEAKVAALCKVSKVNEAIKVIEEDMVKVNCLPTARVYNILLKSLYNVGNSMTVLESLNKMSNKVGSAGDRDTYGMLLEMLCGEKRYVEASQLLEKMSIKSYWPSTNSYNSVIKGLCSLGRQYEAVMWLEDMMSQGKLPETSVWNSLASLFCNSEKIKVSSQTFSRLSGL from the coding sequence ATGAGCATAAGATGGCCAAGACGGTTGACACCAACCTATCTCTCTCAGATTATAAGAACCCAGAAAAACCCAATAAAGGCTCTTCACATTTTCAATGAAGCCAAATCCAGGTACCCCAATTACTGCCACAATGGTCCTGTTTATGCCACCATGATCAACATCCTTGGAACATCAGGGAGGCTGACTGAGATGAGGGATGTGATTGAGCAGATGAGAGAGGATTCATGTGAATGCAAGGATTCTGTTTTTGTGTCTGTTATTAAGACATATGCCAATGCTGGCCAGGTAGATGAAGCAATGTCTCTGTACAAAACAATTCCTCAGTTTAACTGTGTTAATTGGACAGAATCCTTCAACACCATTTTGCAGATAATGGTGAATGAGAACCGGCTTGAAATGGCCCACCATCTCTTTGTTGAGAGCTCTTGTGGTTGGGAAGTGAGGTCTCGGGTTCGAGCATTGAACTTGCTTATGTATGCTCTTTGCCAGAAGAGTCGCTCTGATTTGGCACTGCAGTTATTCCAAGAGATGGATTATCAAAGTTGCTACCCTAATAGGGACAGCTATGCAATTTTGATGAAGGGATTGTGCCAAGACAGGAGGTTACATGAGGCCACCCATTTGTTGTATTCAATGTTTTGGAGGATCTCACAGAAAGGTAATGGTGAGGATATTGTAGTCTATAGAACTCTTTTGGATGCTTTATGTGATGCTGGAAAACTTGAAGAAGCTGTGGAAATTCTAGGTAAAATTTTGAGGAAAGGACTGAAGGCTCCGAAGCGATGTTATAACCATCCTGATCTTGGCCGGTTCTTGGATGGCAAACATATAGAAAGTGCTAAACATGTGATTCATGAAGCTTTAATCAAAGGCTCAATTCCTAGTTTGGCTAGTTATAATGCCATGTCTGTTGATCTGTACACCGAAGGTAAGATAGATGAGGCTGATAAGGTCATCATGGAAATGCAAGACAGAGGCTTTAGACCAACACATTCTATCTTAGAGGCAAAAGTAGCTGCATTGTGCAAGGTTAGTAAGGTGAACGAAGCAATCAAGGTAATTGAGGAAGACATGGTGAAAGTTAATTGTCTACCAACTGCTAGAGTGTACAACATTCTCTTGAAAAGCCTATACAATGTTGGAAATTCTATGACTGTACTCGAGAGCTTGAACAAGATGTCGAACAAGGTAGGTAGTGCAGGTGACAGAGATACTTACGGCATGTTGCTGGAAATGCTTTGTGGTGAGAAAAGGTATGTGGAGGCAAGCCAACTTCTGGAGAAAATGTCAATTAAGTCATACTGGCCCAGTACCAACAGTTACAATTCTGTCATTAAGGGTCTTTGCTCCTTAGGTAGGCAATATGAAGCAGTTATGTGGTTAGAGGACATGATGAGCCAGGGAAAGCTTCCTGAAACTTCTGTCTGGAATTCATTGGcatctttattttgtaactcAGAAAAGATTAAAGTGTCTTCTCAGACATTTAGTCGCCTGAGTGGGTTGTGA